In Nitrospira sp., the following are encoded in one genomic region:
- a CDS encoding phage holin family protein produces MRVVQLSQSRDGGPGGDGLRPLVTRVLIMGLAVFLAVTIVPGIESDTLGAGVAAVLVLTLLNTLIRPLLYLLALPLIVVSLGLFMVVINALLLQVTAALVKGFSVTGFGASFWGALVISLVSSLLNMLLVVEHSRVETSHRPHRPPTIINPD; encoded by the coding sequence ATGCGCGTCGTTCAACTTTCACAGAGCCGAGACGGTGGACCGGGCGGCGATGGGCTTCGTCCACTGGTGACACGGGTGCTCATCATGGGCCTGGCCGTGTTCCTGGCTGTGACCATCGTGCCCGGCATCGAATCGGACACCCTCGGTGCCGGCGTGGCCGCCGTGTTGGTCCTCACGCTGCTGAATACCCTCATCCGGCCGCTGCTGTATCTCCTGGCGCTGCCGCTCATCGTGGTGTCGCTCGGGCTGTTTATGGTCGTCATCAATGCCCTCCTGCTGCAGGTGACGGCGGCTCTCGTGAAAGGATTTTCGGTGACGGGCTTCGGCGCATCCTTCTGGGGCGCCCTCGTCATCAGCCTGGTCAGCAGCCTCCTCAACATGCTGCTGGTCGTAGAGCACAGCCGCGTGGAGACGAGCCATCGTCCACATCGCCCCCCGACCATCATCAACCCCGACTAG